The Pseudalkalibacillus hwajinpoensis DNA window CATGTGGGTCGGTCACAACAGCGGTTACACCACGGGGGAGCACAGCTTTAGCAAATTCTGAGGGCGTTACCATCGCCGACTCGATATGAACATGGGCATCAATAAGAGAGGGTGTGACGTATTTTCCTTTTGCGTCGATCACCCTTTCACCTTCAAACGATCCGATACCGGCAAATACACCATCTACAATCGCGATGTCTTCTTTGATCACCTCAAGGTTATACACATCGACAATGAGGGCATTTGTGATGACAAGATCAGCTTTCCGTTTACCTCCAGCAACCTTGACTCTGTTAATAAATTCATCCATATTTTTTCTCCTCTCGATCTAGACAAGTAAAGCAAAATTGTCTGACAGAGGATGACATATTCACTTCATAATCCCAGAACTGTCATCGTAGTCAAACCAATTGAGGTAGTTTGGTAGAAACGTTTGGACCATATCTCCAAAACTATACGAACCTAGTACAGATATTATTAGCGTATTTTATAGATGTCTTCCTTGTACGTCAATAGCATATACGATCTACAGAAAAAAATACTTTCACAAGAATATTGATAAATGAAGCGATTACAAGTAAACTACAAGTAAGCAGAATTAAATAGCATAAGGGAAAGCGCTTTTTTTATCGAGAATTGAGCAAACGGTTGCACTTGTTAACTAACTAATAAATGAGGGTGTAAAGACATGAATAAAATATGGTGGAAAGAAGCAGTAGGCTATCAAATATATCCCCGCAGTTTTCAGGACTCCAATGATGATGGAGTAGGTGATTTACAGGGAATCGTTCAGCGCCTTGATTATATTAAGGATCTTGGTATCGATGTGATTTGGATTTGCCCAATGTATAAATCTCCCAATGATGATAATGGGTATGACATTTCAGATTACCAGGATATAATGGAAGACTTTGGTACGATGAAGGATTTCGACATGCTTCTTGACGAAGTTCATAAACGTGATATGAAATTAATTATTGATCTTGTTCTTAATCATACGAGTGATGAGCATCAGTGGTTTATCGAATCGCGGTCCTCGAAGGAAGATCCGAAGCGTGATTGGTATATCTGGCGTGATGGCAAAGAGGGTCATGAGCCTAACAACTGGGAGAGTATTTTTGGTGGTTCGGCATGGGAGTATGATCAACGCACAGATCAATATTATCTCCACGTCTTTTCAACAAAACAGCCTGACGTGAATTGGGAAAATCCTGACGTCCGTGATGCACTGTATGACACAGTGAACTGGTGGCTTGATAAAGGCATTGATGGTTTCCGTATTGATGCAATCAGTCATATTAAGAAGCGACCTGGTTTTCCAGACATGCCAAATCCGAGTGAAAAGACGTATGTGTCTTCTTTTGACATGCACATGAATCAAAAAGGCATTCAGGAGTTTCTTCAGGAATTTAAAGATCGTACCTATGCAAATTACGATGTAATGACGGTTGGAGAAGCGAATGGGGTTAGTATCGATGAAGCTGATCAATGGGTCGACGAAAAAGATGGAAAAATGGATATGATTTTTCAATTCGAACACCTTGGCCTCTGGGATGTGGAGAAAAACCCTGATCTCGATATTGTTTCACTGAAAAAGGTGTTAACTCGCTGGCAGAAAGGGCTCGAAAATAAAGGCTGGAATGCGTTATTTGTTGAGAACCATGATAAACCACGTGTTGTATCGACCTGGGGAAATGATAAAGAATACTGGAGAGAGAGCGCAACTGCAATGGGTGCAATGTATTTCTTAATGCAGGGCACGCCTTTCATTTATCAGGGCCAGGAAATCGGGATGACGAACGTTCAATTTCCTTCCATAGAAGACTATGATGACGTAGCAGATAAGAATCGCTATCGTATCCAGCGCGCTGAAGGGGTGTCTCATGATGAGATCATGAAAGTGATCTGGGCATCATCACGAGATAACAGCAGAACTCCGATGCAGTGGAATGACGATACAAATGCAGGCTTTACAGCTGGAAAACCATGGATTAAGGTCAATCCAAATTATGTAGAAATTAATGTAGAAAAGCAGAAGCAAGATGAGGAATCTATTCTATCTTTCTACAAGAAAATGATTGAGCTTAAGAAAGCGAATTTAGTATTTACTTATGGTAGCTATGATTTATTGTTAGAAGATGATGCGCAAATCTATGCGTACACAAGAACAACAGAAGAAGATGGTGTGCTGGTGATGACGAATCTATCAACAGAACCCGCTGTTTTTAAATCAGAATTCATTCTAAATGATGAACAGCTCCTTCTAAGCAACTACACGGTAAAAGAAAATGCTCAGAATTCTGTTGAGTTAAAGCCATATGAAGCGAGAGTTTATCGAATTAAGCGCGCTTAATCTAGAAGCAGCCGGATATTTCTGGCTGCTTCTTCTTTAAGCATTATTGGTTACGCTTACAAATCAATAAGATATTTACATAAAATGTCGAATAAAAACACAATGAAAAGAATAGATTTATTGAAAAATTTACCGTATAGTGGTGATTAGTGGGAGATATGTCCTGATTACATTCTCTTATATACTAGTTTCATTTGGAGGGTAAAAAATGAAAAAGGTAATCATAGCACTATTTTCAGTGGTAGCAATGTTTATGTTTATGGGCACAGGAACGTTCGCTGCTGAAAACAATAACGAAGAGATTTTACATAAAATTGAAGAGACAAACGTTAAGATTGAAGAAGAGATTCTAGCCGCACAGGTTAAAGGAGATGAACTCGTTGCCAAACTTTCTCTTGAAACAACTAAATTGGAAGCAAATCTAGAAGCTGCTCATCGGAATGGAAAGTCCGGAGAAGAATTGGCGAAGCTTGAAAAAGAAGTGAAAACAAAAAAAGCTGCACTAACGGCTAAATACAACGAAGAGCTTGATAAGTTGATCGGTGACCTTATCGGGAAAACAAACAAAATAACGGCTGATATGATTAAAGAAGCTGCTAAAGAAGGAATACAGGCAGAGTGCTCATGGGTTTATGTGCAAATTGCCGATCGATGGGTATGGGTTGATCCTATTAAAATAATTGGACCATGATAATTTAAAGTGTACCAAGTTTTCTGGTGCACTTTTTTTAAATACCCAAAGTACTATATAATAAATATATTTATGTTTCCTCATTCAAGGGGGGTAAGTTGTGAAAGGATTCAACGTAGGTAGAAAGAATAGTTATCTTGAAAATGTAAAACAGGAGTCAGCAGCATTAAGCTTGTTAGCGAGAGGTTCAGGACTTGAGTTTATGAAACATTCGATCTATAAAGGTACTGCTTTCTACATTTATCCTGGGAAAAATCCTGACGCATTTGAGTTTTTTTATATACTTAAGGGTGAAATAAAATGTGAGGATCCTGAATTAGTTCTTGGTCTAGGGGATTACTTTACAGTGAAAAATATCCCAGAACTAATATTTTTTCAAGCGGCAGAAGATACAGAAATGTTATGGGTAATTAATGAACCTACTTTTAGATTAATAAGTGAAGATGTTTATAAACTTATAGAGAAAGTAAGAAGTGTTGGTGAAAAAGACCAATATACAAAAGAACATAGTGAACGTGTGCAAAGCATGAGCATAAAAATCGGGAAAAGAATAAATCTTTCCGCTGAAGATATAGATAATCTGATTGTTGCATCAATCCTCCACGATGTTGGCAAAATCAACGTCCCCGAAGAAATTTTAAACAAACCAGAAAGTCTGTCAGATGAGGAATATGAAGTCGTAAAGAAACATCCTTCTGATGGGGCAGAGATGGTTAAGGATACATATTTTTCGAATATTAGCAAAATCATTCTCCAGCACCATGAACGGCTAAATGGCTCTGGATACCCTGAAGGTTTGAAGGGGGATGACATCACGATTGGTGCTAAAATCATAGGGGTGAGTGACTCCTTCGATGCGATGACAGACGACCGTTCCTATCGAAAAGCCTACACTGTGGAATACGCGATGAGTGAGTTGAAGCGTCTTTCAGGTGTTTTATATGAACCAGAAGTTGTTGAAGCACTCGAGCAAGTGTTAATTGAAGATGGTGTTATAACATAGTTTTGAAGCGGAAGATGGACTAACATCTTCTTTTTTTTTTGCAAATGTTTCACGTGTAACATTGAAGCTGATATGATAGAACAAAGAAATGAGACGAAACTTGAGGAGATTGGTAACATGGCTAAACAGTTAATTCTTGCGGAAAAGCCTTCCGTAGGACGGGATATTGCAAGAGTATTAAATTGTACAAAAGGCGGAAATGGTTTTCTTGAAGGTGATCGTTACATCGTGACATGGGCACTTGGGCACCTTGTTACACTTGCGGATCCAGAGGTTTATGATGAAGCGTATAAAACGTGGAAGCTTGAAGATTTGCCGATGCTTCCTGCGCCACTTAAGCTTGTTGTTATTAAAAGAAGTGGAAAGCAGTTTAGCGTAGTGAAAACCCAAATGAACCGAAATGACGTTAGTGAGATTATTATCGCAACAGATGCAGGACGTGAAGGAGAGTTAGTAGCACGGTGGATTATTGAGAAAGCCCGTGTGAATAAACCGCTCAAGCGACTGTGGATTTCATCTGTAACGGATAAAGCAATCCGTGAAGGATTCAAACAATTAAGGGATGCGTCACAATATAAGAATTTGTATCAAGCGGCAGCTGCTAGATCAGAGGCAGATTGGTATGTTGGATTAAATGCGACACGCGCGTTAACGACCAAATACAATGCACAGCTATCCAGTGGAAGGGTGCAAACCCCCACACTCTCTATGATTGCGAAGCGTGAAGAGGAAATTAAAAACTTTGTACCAGAGCGTTATTATGGACTTGCAGCGGTTGTGGATGGATTTACATTGAAATGGCGCGATCCGAAAACGAATGATTCCCGTGTATTTGATCGGGAGAGAATGGATAATGCCATCAAGAAACTTTCAGGCAAACCTGCGAAAGTGGCAGATGTTAAGAAAGCAAGAAAGAAAACTTTTTCACCAGGTCTGTATGATTTAACAGAGCTACAAAGAGATGCTCATAAACGATTTGGCTTCTCGGCTAAAGAAACTCTTTCAGCAACGCAAAGGTTGTACGAGCAGCATAAGCTGGTTACCTATCCGAGAACCGATTCACGCCATCTTTCTTCAGACATGGAAGATACATTGAAAGAACGATTGGAAGCAGTAGCTCCATACGAAAAAACGGCTAGAAAAGCGCTTGGTAAACCGATTCAGACGGGCAAACACGTAATCGATGATCGCAAAGTGTCAGATCATCATGCGATAATTCCTACTGAACAAACTCCAGTTATTCGTGAGTTGAGCGATAAAGACCGTAAAGTATATGACCTAATTGTGAAGAGGTTCATTGCTGCTCTTTATCCTCCTTTTGAGTACGAGCAGGTGACGGTTACGGCGACGATTGGTGAAGAACGTTTTGATGCAAAAGGGAAACGAGTGCTTGCATCAGGTTGGAAAGAAGTTTACCAAACTCAAGAAGATGATGAGATTCTCCCTGAGCTCCAACATGGGCAGGAGCTTCGCGTCTTGTCACTAACGAGAACAGAAGGAAAAACGAATCCACCTTCTCGTTTCAATGAAGGAACCCTTTTATCTGCAATGGAGAATCCAGGACAGTTCCTCAGTGGTCATGATCGAAAGCTTGCCAAAACGTTAGGCGAAACTGGCGGTCTGGGTACCGTGGCCACGCGGGCGGATATTATTGAGAAGCTTTTCAATAGCTTTTTAATTGAAAAGAACGGAAAGGATCTTTCGATTACATCCAAAGGAAAGCAACTTCTTGAACTTGTCCCTGATGAGCTTCAGTCTCCAGCTTTAACCGCAGAGTGGGAACAGAAACTTGAAGCAATCGGAAAAGGGTCTCTATCGAAGCAAGCTTTTATTGAAGAAATGAAGAACTATGCCGATGAAACAGTTAAGAAGATTAAGTCCAGTACAAAAAAATACAAGCATGATAATGTGACAGGGACGAAATGTCCTGACTGCGGAAATTTAATGCTCGAAGTGAAAAATAAAAAAGGAAAGATGCTCGTTTGTCAGGATCGTGAATGTGGTTATCGTAAAGGAAAGAGCAAAGTAACCAATGCGAGATGTCCGAAGTGCAAGAAAAAGCTTGACCTTCACGGACAAGGTGACGCGCAAACCTTTATTTGTAAGTGTGGTCATCGTGAGAAACTATCATCTTTTAATGAAAGACGCAAAAAGGAAAAGAACACGAAAGCATCGAAGCGAGATGTTTCGAGTTACATGAAAAACCAGGGGAAGGAAGAACCGGTTAATACAGCTTTTGCCGATGCACTCGCAAAATTAAAACTTGATCAAGATAATTAACGGGTGAAGCAGGGAAACCTGCTTCTCTTTTACATAGTCGCTCTTTAACACTTCTGTCATAGAAAAATAATTAAAGGGTATAATGGATTAGCTGTTATTGAATTCGGGTATCAACCTTTTTTATAACAGTGCTTTCGAAATAGAAAAGCGAAATGAGCGCTAATCTTTGCTAGTTTGGGGTTCAACCATGTAGAATAACGGCATATCAAACACACTCAAGTGATTACTTTATGAAGAGAAAAGTGTAAACTCATTTAAATGAGGTTCTTTTTTACTAATATCTACAATTGTGAGCATATTTTCAAACATTTCTGTTCAATTCGATTATAGTGAAACAATAACTAACCGATTATTAAAATAAGAGTTATCCGTTTCATAGAAGGAGGCTGTCCATGGTCGATTCGATCTTATTTAATATCATGCTTGTTGGTGCCCTTGGCATCTTTTCGCAGTGGATTGCCTGGCGCTTTCACTTCCCTGCCATTGTAGTTATGTCCATTATCGGACTAATCGTTGGCCCGATATTTGGCTTGCTTCATCCTGAAGAGGTGTTTGGTGATTTATTTGATCCATTTGTATCAATTGCTGTAGCCATTATTCTCTTTGAAGGAAGTTTAAATCTTGATTTTCGTGAAATTAAAGGACTTGGCAGACCGGTTGGAAGAATTGTAACAGCGGGAGCCTTTCTAGCTTGGCTACTTGGCTCATTATCCGCTCATTATGTCGCTGGCCTTTCATGGGGCGTTGCCTTTGTAATTGGTGGATTATTTATTGTAACAGGACCAACGGTTATTTTGCCGCTTTTACGACAGGCTAAGCTCAAACCAAGACCTGCTAAAATCCTAAAGTGGGAAGGAATTATTGTTGACCCGCTTGGTGCACTTTTGGCCGTCTTTGCATTTGAAATTATTAAATTTCTAAAAGTCGAAGAAGCAACACTGACTGTTCTTCTAACCTTTTTCCTTGGTTCGCTTTTTGCAACGCTTCTTGGATTCCTATGTGGACGTGGCGTTGGCTGGATGTTCGAGAAAGGGTATGTCCCTGAATTCTTGAAATCACCAGTTGTGTTTGCGGTCGTTATTCTTTGTTTTGCACTCTCTGACGAAATCACTCACGAAACTGGGTTGTTAGCCGTAACTGCAATGGGAATTACGCTTGCGAACATGCATATATCATCAATTGATGATATGAGGCATTTCAAAGAGAATATTTCTGTATTGCTTATTTCGACCATATTTATTATGCTAACAGCTTCACTTTCGGTTGATACGTTGCTTGAAATCTTCCACTGGCAAATTCTTGCGTTCGTTCTGCTGATGCTTTTAGTAGTTAGACCTCTATCGATCTGGTTATCAACAATTGGAACTGATTTATCCTGGCAGGAAAAGATGCTAGTAGGATGGATTGCACCACGAGGAATTGTAGCGTTAACGGTAGCAAGTTACTTTGCCAGTGTATTGATTGATGCCGGATTTGATGATGCAAAGATTCTTATGTCGCTGACGTTCGCACTTGTTTTCGCAACAGTAGTGGTTCATGGATTCTCCATTCGCTGGACAGCAGAAAAGCTTAACCTTGCGAGCGATGGGCAACCGGGTGTTCTAATTGTTGGGGGGAGTACGTTCTCTACCGCACTTTCCAAAACGCTAAAAGAACTCAAGATTCCGGTATTAATAACGGATTCTTCATGGCAGAGACTGCTAACTACAAGAAAAGCAGGAGTTCCGTTTTATAGAGGGGAAATATTGTCTGAGCAAACGGAATACCGTTTGGATCTTACACCTTATGAGTATATGATTGCGGCAACCGAGCTTGATTCGTACAATGCACTTGTATGTACAACATTTGTTCCTGAAATAGGACGTAATAACCTCTTCCAACTTAGCCTACGAAACGACCGAGGCGATGACCTTGAAGAGCTTGTCCATACAATCGGTGGACGTATCGCATTTAAGGAAGGAGCCACATGGGAAAGTCTTAATCGAAAGGTTGAGAGTGGCTATGTCTTTAGGAAGACAAACATTACTCAGCAATACAGGTATGATAAGTATCTTGAAGAACGAGATGACGAGACGATCATGCTTTTTGTTAAGAAACCTTCTGGAGCACTTGAGTTCTTTGCACATGATTCACAGACCAAAGCCGAGGCAGGCGATGTTATTGTTAGCTTGATGCCACCGAGTAAAGAGTTTAACCGTATTCGTGAAAAACTAGAGAAACAGCGCAATGACGAGAAGACTGAAAATGTGAAATAAAAGATAAGGGATCAGACATGTCACTTGTGACATGTCTGATCCCTCTTTAGTTACTCATTCGGCATATTACTTTTCCCATGAACATTCTTCTCAATACCAAGAATCACTTCAAGGTCGTTAGCATGCACTTGTTCTTGTAGACGATCTCTCGGATACGCTGTGAAGAATCATATAATCCTAATGACTACATTTGATGAATCCGGTTCAGGTAACGACGAATTGCGTCATATTCACCCTGTAAATCCTGAATCAACATTTCACGGTTATCATTTGAAGTATGACGCTCACTAACCTCTACAGTTGGCACGCCGCCGAGATATTGAAATAAGTCACTTAAAATCCCTGCATGAGTGAATTCCTCCTATGCATGCTCTTTTAATTCATCGATCACAGCGAAATATTCTGCCCCCTTTAACATGCTTGCGTGCTGGGTATATTGGATAAGTGCTGCATATTCACCCACAAGGTCACCATTTAATCCATCGATAATCATCTCAAGAGTTACTTTGTGCATTCTATTCCCCCCTTTAACTTGGGGTCAGGTCAGTCACTGGTGACGGACCTGACCCCACTCTGGTATGCTGAAGCAAAAGGGAACGAGGGGAAATTCTATATGTATGACGTGGTAATAATAGGTGCAGGGGTGAGCGGTATATTTATGGCCTATACGTTGACCAAAGAGCATCCTGAGTACAGCATTCTTTTGATTGATAAAGGAAAGAAGCTTTCCGAGCGAACGTGTAAAACGGATTCAATAAATAGCTGCACTTGTGATGAGTGTGATCAATTTATAGGTTTTGGCGGCCTCGGTAAATCTGAAGGGAAATTTAATTACACGAACGATTTTGGCGGAAGTCTCGGTCGTAAAATAGGAAATGAACGAGCTGAAACACTAATGTATGAAGTGGATGATGTAATTTGCTCTTTCGGTGGAAGTGTAGCAGAGCTTTACGATACCCATAGTCCAGAGTTGAAGAAAAGAGCGGAAAAGCATGGGTTGAGTGTTTTAACAACTTCAGTGCGCCATCTCGGAACGGTGCTTTCAACTTCCATCTTTCAAAACTTATATCTTTATCTTTCTGAGCGAATCGACATATGGTTTGAGACAGAGGTAGTAAGTATAACACCACGAGATCCTTTCATACTTGAGACGAATCAGGGAACTGTTTCTACTGAAAAAGTTGTTATTTCAACAGGTAACAGTGGAAGTGAGTGGATGCGACAGCAATCTCTTAAACTAGGACTCGCGCATGGAACCTCACGTGTAGATCTTGGTATTCGGGTTGAAATGCGAGGATGCCAGCTTGATCAGATTTTAAAAGAAGCATTTGAAACGAAGCTCCACATTAATGGAGATGGTTTTGAGGGCACCACCTATTGCATGAACCCTAATGGAAGAATCATCCGGAAGTATCAGCATGGGCTTGTGATGGCGGATGGGCAAAACAAGCGAGAAAAAGAGGCACCGGGTAGTAATTTAAATTTCACCTTATTTGTTCCATCTTTTTTTGAGACCAAAAAAGAGGCAGGTGGACTTGCAAAGAAGGTGATTGGTGGGATTAATCAAAATAAGGGTAGAATTCTCGTTCAGCGACTGCAGGACTTGAAACTTAAGCGTGCAACGGATGAAGCAATGATGGAACAGAATACCATCCTTCCATCATTAGAAGCGGATGCAGGGAATTTAATTGAAGAAATTCCTGAGAAATTTCTTAAGGCTCTCAATGAATTTCTTGATGCACTTCAAGCTCTTCTGGGGGAACCAATCGATGATGATACACTGCTATATGGAATGGACGGAAAGTTCTATGAACCGAAAATAAAAACAAGCAAGCAGTTCGAGACAGAGGTTTCTGGCCTTTATTTAATTGGCGATTGTTCAGGAGAAACACACTCACTTTCCCAGGCGGCGGCAAGCGGTATATATGTAGCTCGCCTACTATAGAAAAAAGACCGGCAGAAAGCCGATCTTCTATAGCTGCTCGTTTCGATAAACCGATGACTCAGATAACGCTTTTTCTCGTTTAGACATAAACTTCAATGTGAAGACCGAGAATGCAATAAGTGCTATAAGTGTTAAACCAAGATAAAGGTTACTGTAGATCAAGTTGTCTCCTGTTCGAGAGAGAGGGTTCATTGTGAATGCTACATTTTTCATATCAAGAAGGCGTCCAAATATGGCAGAGCTGAAAGCACCTGCAAGGAAGTTTAGTAAATTAAACACGCCCATTCCGACACCGTTTTGATTGTCTGGAAGAATTGATGATAGCAAGTCTGCTGTTGAGCTCTGGATAAGTGGAAAACCGAGATAGGCAATCAACAGACAAGGGACAATAACCCATGGATTGAATCCTGAGAACGTAGAAATGAAAAAGGAGCCGCCTGCAATTAACAGAAGGGCGACTTTAACAACGAAAGTTGGCCCTTTTTGCTCGATGATTTTACCACCTGCCTGTCCTATTAACCCGGCAGCCATTGCGCCAGGGAACAGGACGAGACCGATGTTCAACGTGGATAATCCATTTAATTCTCTGAGCATAATTGGAATGACGAAGATTAACCCAAATAGTGCCGAGGTGCCGAGGAAGCTTGTGAGAACGGTGACCGTATACTTTGTATTTTTTAAAATGA harbors:
- a CDS encoding glycoside hydrolase family 13 protein; translation: MNKIWWKEAVGYQIYPRSFQDSNDDGVGDLQGIVQRLDYIKDLGIDVIWICPMYKSPNDDNGYDISDYQDIMEDFGTMKDFDMLLDEVHKRDMKLIIDLVLNHTSDEHQWFIESRSSKEDPKRDWYIWRDGKEGHEPNNWESIFGGSAWEYDQRTDQYYLHVFSTKQPDVNWENPDVRDALYDTVNWWLDKGIDGFRIDAISHIKKRPGFPDMPNPSEKTYVSSFDMHMNQKGIQEFLQEFKDRTYANYDVMTVGEANGVSIDEADQWVDEKDGKMDMIFQFEHLGLWDVEKNPDLDIVSLKKVLTRWQKGLENKGWNALFVENHDKPRVVSTWGNDKEYWRESATAMGAMYFLMQGTPFIYQGQEIGMTNVQFPSIEDYDDVADKNRYRIQRAEGVSHDEIMKVIWASSRDNSRTPMQWNDDTNAGFTAGKPWIKVNPNYVEINVEKQKQDEESILSFYKKMIELKKANLVFTYGSYDLLLEDDAQIYAYTRTTEEDGVLVMTNLSTEPAVFKSEFILNDEQLLLSNYTVKENAQNSVELKPYEARVYRIKRA
- a CDS encoding HD-GYP domain-containing protein translates to MKGFNVGRKNSYLENVKQESAALSLLARGSGLEFMKHSIYKGTAFYIYPGKNPDAFEFFYILKGEIKCEDPELVLGLGDYFTVKNIPELIFFQAAEDTEMLWVINEPTFRLISEDVYKLIEKVRSVGEKDQYTKEHSERVQSMSIKIGKRINLSAEDIDNLIVASILHDVGKINVPEEILNKPESLSDEEYEVVKKHPSDGAEMVKDTYFSNISKIILQHHERLNGSGYPEGLKGDDITIGAKIIGVSDSFDAMTDDRSYRKAYTVEYAMSELKRLSGVLYEPEVVEALEQVLIEDGVIT
- a CDS encoding DNA topoisomerase III, with the translated sequence MAKQLILAEKPSVGRDIARVLNCTKGGNGFLEGDRYIVTWALGHLVTLADPEVYDEAYKTWKLEDLPMLPAPLKLVVIKRSGKQFSVVKTQMNRNDVSEIIIATDAGREGELVARWIIEKARVNKPLKRLWISSVTDKAIREGFKQLRDASQYKNLYQAAAARSEADWYVGLNATRALTTKYNAQLSSGRVQTPTLSMIAKREEEIKNFVPERYYGLAAVVDGFTLKWRDPKTNDSRVFDRERMDNAIKKLSGKPAKVADVKKARKKTFSPGLYDLTELQRDAHKRFGFSAKETLSATQRLYEQHKLVTYPRTDSRHLSSDMEDTLKERLEAVAPYEKTARKALGKPIQTGKHVIDDRKVSDHHAIIPTEQTPVIRELSDKDRKVYDLIVKRFIAALYPPFEYEQVTVTATIGEERFDAKGKRVLASGWKEVYQTQEDDEILPELQHGQELRVLSLTRTEGKTNPPSRFNEGTLLSAMENPGQFLSGHDRKLAKTLGETGGLGTVATRADIIEKLFNSFLIEKNGKDLSITSKGKQLLELVPDELQSPALTAEWEQKLEAIGKGSLSKQAFIEEMKNYADETVKKIKSSTKKYKHDNVTGTKCPDCGNLMLEVKNKKGKMLVCQDRECGYRKGKSKVTNARCPKCKKKLDLHGQGDAQTFICKCGHREKLSSFNERRKKEKNTKASKRDVSSYMKNQGKEEPVNTAFADALAKLKLDQDN
- a CDS encoding cation:proton antiporter translates to MVDSILFNIMLVGALGIFSQWIAWRFHFPAIVVMSIIGLIVGPIFGLLHPEEVFGDLFDPFVSIAVAIILFEGSLNLDFREIKGLGRPVGRIVTAGAFLAWLLGSLSAHYVAGLSWGVAFVIGGLFIVTGPTVILPLLRQAKLKPRPAKILKWEGIIVDPLGALLAVFAFEIIKFLKVEEATLTVLLTFFLGSLFATLLGFLCGRGVGWMFEKGYVPEFLKSPVVFAVVILCFALSDEITHETGLLAVTAMGITLANMHISSIDDMRHFKENISVLLISTIFIMLTASLSVDTLLEIFHWQILAFVLLMLLVVRPLSIWLSTIGTDLSWQEKMLVGWIAPRGIVALTVASYFASVLIDAGFDDAKILMSLTFALVFATVVVHGFSIRWTAEKLNLASDGQPGVLIVGGSTFSTALSKTLKELKIPVLITDSSWQRLLTTRKAGVPFYRGEILSEQTEYRLDLTPYEYMIAATELDSYNALVCTTFVPEIGRNNLFQLSLRNDRGDDLEELVHTIGGRIAFKEGATWESLNRKVESGYVFRKTNITQQYRYDKYLEERDDETIMLFVKKPSGALEFFAHDSQTKAEAGDVIVSLMPPSKEFNRIREKLEKQRNDEKTENVK
- a CDS encoding NAD(P)/FAD-dependent oxidoreductase; this encodes MYDVVIIGAGVSGIFMAYTLTKEHPEYSILLIDKGKKLSERTCKTDSINSCTCDECDQFIGFGGLGKSEGKFNYTNDFGGSLGRKIGNERAETLMYEVDDVICSFGGSVAELYDTHSPELKKRAEKHGLSVLTTSVRHLGTVLSTSIFQNLYLYLSERIDIWFETEVVSITPRDPFILETNQGTVSTEKVVISTGNSGSEWMRQQSLKLGLAHGTSRVDLGIRVEMRGCQLDQILKEAFETKLHINGDGFEGTTYCMNPNGRIIRKYQHGLVMADGQNKREKEAPGSNLNFTLFVPSFFETKKEAGGLAKKVIGGINQNKGRILVQRLQDLKLKRATDEAMMEQNTILPSLEADAGNLIEEIPEKFLKALNEFLDALQALLGEPIDDDTLLYGMDGKFYEPKIKTSKQFETEVSGLYLIGDCSGETHSLSQAAASGIYVARLL